AGAacagtattcttcaccactttAACTTCTCATGGCATGGAGCGTACAAcgttaaaaattgaaaattgggTGTTAATTGAGAACTTACTTGGATTTTGGGATGTTAGTGTTGCTGATTGGGAGAAGTCACAGTTCCATTGATTTTTGCCTGATGTTTGGTAGTAGAGATTCATCGCAAAGGCAGCATGGGATGCTACTGTGTTAGGCTCAAAACAAGCACCTCCTGGTTGAATTGGTCCACAATCTATGCCATGGCTACAGGCGTAGTCAATATTGGCTTGCAATTGATTATCAGAAACTCCAGCTTTGGGTACACACCATCCAGAAGTGTTGGGGGCTGGAGTAACCGGAGTTTTTGGACTAGTTGATGGAGCCTGTGTACACAATAAAAAGAGGCTGCACGTTATAATAAGAAAGTCTTTTATGAAACTTATCAGTCTTTTTATAAAGTAGCAATTTCCTGACCTGCTGGCTAGACTTGGCTAAGCCAGCATCGTATGCCATGGTACCATCAGTTTTGAACAACCCAAACGCGCGTTCAGATCCTGGACCGGGTTTGAGATCCTCATCATAGAGTGCAAAAATGTAAGTGTCCACAGACTTCCCAGGCATCAAAGGTGTCCCAACCAATGATCTAAGATGATTAATCAGGTTCCCGTTAAAGGCCTTTGCATTTTCAAGACCAGGTCCTACTTCGTTACTGTCACCACGTGAGGGCCATCCAGTCTCAGCAACCACGATCTCCACGTCCTGGAACCCCATCGAAGTCAAAGCAGAATGTACAGCGTCAACCTGCACAACATTCACACGCCACTATTTGATAAACCAGATGATATCATTAAACGATTAGCAGCATAATTCCTGCACCAACCAAGTTCTGGAGGGGTAAATCAGAGTTATTGCATATGCTAAAATGAAAGGGGCAATTGAATTGGAGCAAGTGGTAGGTTGTTGGTAGCACGACGACATTGAAATCTTTCCTACCTTTTTTATTCCCACAGGTTCAAAAAGACAAGGGTTTACCTACCTACCATATTCACTCACTGTAACCCATTTTCTTTATCCAATTATTGATGCTCTGGAAGGACTTGTTTGTTATCACACTGTGTGCCAGCCTGTTTCCAACCAGAGTGAGAGTATGCAGTAATATTACTGAACTATACATGGATAAGAACAACTTCACTCTTATCTTGGGTTATGACATCGCAGTGAGGTCAATCCAGAATCCTTgtcaaatttttctttattcttacATATGAAGCATACTGCATCATAAAATAAGAATGTTATGGTTATCCGGTTTTGAATAAAGATTTTAGTACTGTTCCgagaaattattataaaatgaaatcttGTGAATCAAACGATTTTCCATttgaaaaatggaaagaaatcaCCGTCATCGTATTATTATATGAATCTTCACGTCATGGATAAATGCCGTGTCACCCTAACTTCAAGAACCAAGATCTAAGGccatacaaaattaatttaagtaagCGCAAGGATTAACATTAATTTAGCGATCGACattaactattaattattaattattataattataaaatatatcaataataatatatgattaaattttgaacCTTCTACAAATGCAAAGGCTGAAAGACAAGATTAGCGATCTACTCGGTGGATTGAAGAGCAagatttgatttgaaaataGTGTGTGTAATGGAGAAACAGTGTGGACACGTGGATGGAATGTAGAAAGCAGAGGATGATTGTCTAGTTGACTCCCACgtcaactttttataataaaaaaatatttaaaaccgaAAAAACAGTGAGAGCTACTGTACTCACCTGGGCATCGAACATGTTCGTGTAAAGCTTTCCGTTGCCGGAGTCGACCCGCCCCGAGTTCGGTTGGAAGAGGCAAAACGCCAGCGTTTCGGGTCTCGGGTCGCTCTGGTAAGCGAAGAACGGGTACGGGTTAATCGTGAACGGCGATTTGTTATCCTTCAGAACAGTCAGCAACTGCTTCAGCGTGTTCTGGAGCGCTGGGTTGAACAGCCCGGACGACGGCGGATCCGATTGAGTCAACACGGCCATGGAGTGCACCGTGGAGACCTTGATCTTCACAGAGGCAGCGTTGAGGGCATTCTGGAGATTTCGCATTGCCGGCACGAGCTGGGAGGCAAGACTCTGGTCGGCCAAGGTTAGAATCTCGTTGCCGACGGTGATGAGAGTGATGTTGCTGGCTGGGTAGTAGGGTAACACGTTGGCGTTAACCCACTGAGTGGCCGCGTTGGGATCGGAGGCCAGACTCGGAATGTCGCCGTTGGCGGCGCCGATGACGATTCCGATGCCGGAATTGGCGAGGGCCTTGATGATTGCGGGATCGGCGCCGTAGAGGCGGACTTTTCCGATGGATGTGGATTTGAGAAGCGAGGCCGTGGAGTCCGGCGGCGGGAGGTTGTCGGCGAGCTGGCCATAGTTTACTCCTATGAAAGATTGAGAGTCTGCAAGAAGAagttaaagaaattaaagattttaattttgttgaaagCGGGTGAAAAGGCAACAGTAAAAACAGTAACGGTTGGAAAAAGATGTAACTAACTAGCGAGGGAGAAGGTGATGGCAAATagagaaaggaagaggaaaattGAAGGAGAAGGTGCAGTGATAGCCATTGATAGAAAGTATATGAGGGAAGAGATGCTGTGTTgttatataaaagaagaaaaagcaaaaggcagaaataaataaaataaaataaaagagtgtAACAAGACTTACAAGTatagtataattattattgtaacatTGTAACATTGTAACGGTAGAAACACGTTCCATTATTCCGAAGACAAAACTATAGAAGATGTCATTGTCAAATGGCCACTTTCTGGAATTTACGTAGCGCCCATTGCTATGCTCATTCAAAAGCtgcttttaatattttgttttttggatATCGTTGTGCGAAGAAAGTGATTAACCTTTTTACCCAAACTTTcccactgtttttcaaccgtgatataataataatggataaaatagtttaattttaaggTGGTTATAAATTATCACACttgtacaaaatatattttttttatagcatCTTTTTATACtgttaaaattcattaaacataaaaaaaatgcagtaacaatatagtaaataaatatagatgtTTTTTAATACCTATTCCATCAAGACAGGTatacaaaattaatgtaatgacaaaattataattaataataaaaaaattaaatttttattgagttaTTATTATGACACCCATAAATAAGAGGATAAATGAAAGTACaacataaatttaacataatttgatattttaaggCCTTCATCTACGAATAGTCAgtaaaattattactatttaacATACAATTTTTATGGCAAAAAGTGCAAACCATGCTGTATTTTTATGGTGAAAACCACAAACCttctaatacaatttttttattaaataatgtaaaccTTATGATATAATTTACCAAACAAAAATTGTGACCATtctcatataaataaacaaaattgcaAATTATCTAATTGCAAACATTCTCAGGTAACTAtggacaaaattaaaaattatctaatGACATACAACTATCTAACTTTTTCATACACTTAAAGAATTTATTGAGTTGTAGTGAAAACTCTCAaatcaaatctttattttttatagtattttttcaTTACTTCCTTCTTCGTATTATTCATGTGTAATTTTAATGAATTCTCACTTaagaaataacaaaatgatGTTTAGTTCAGGTTCTTGCTCTTGCTCTTGATGACCTTGCAAGCCATTTGTTCTGCATATACTTGTAAACACAGTTTTAGTAACACTCCATagtaataattcatttttttttttacttttatactcTCATTGCCATTCCACTTACAAGTCGCTACTTCTCTATATATTAGTGTacttttacatattataataatacatattagctttgttaaataattaattattagacAAAAAGCTTGGCGATGTAGTTGAAATTCTCATTCATACAAATTTTGGAACACATGGAATAATCGGTATATGAGAGGGTTTTCATCCTTGATTCGTTCATAAgaattaagttttatataagttcataatttttttcaactctCACTTATGACATTTTATATAAGTTTGTAtgtctaataaaatataagataactTATAAGCAACACGTATTCTGAGTATTACTAGTCAATGCATAACACAAAATTGAgttatatcaaatttatctttgataaaattgagtCGAATTCATCTTTAACTGAGTTGAGTTTTATATCATAGTAATTTAGGCTAGAAAAATGGTGACTAATGTAAGACTCACATTGAACAATTAATGTAGGATTAGACCAAATCCAAACTAAATAAGAGTGATCCAATTGAACAAAGTGAGTTAGGCTTTAGCCTTTTGATTGGATTATAAgcaatagaaattaaataaaaactaatttataattaatgtaacGTATTTAGAGTCATtttgcaatttaaaatatttttaaaacttataatattataaaaagtaattaaagttTTGTAACCGGTAAAATCTATTCCAATCCTAATTTTGATGGTTTTAAAAAGATTGAGACTTTTTCAATCCACTTATATGATATGATGAAccaataaaaaagaatagtttAAGAATGAGTTATCACATAAATCAAATTACAGTAGAATGCGGAGAAAATTTGATTACAGTAGAGTGCATCGTGATATGACTAAAGAGAATATTACAGCACAGTGTAGGACTCAGGTGACAATGCAAGTGATTACAAAAGCAAATAACGGAAGGTTGAAGGATACAAAACAACCATTGCCTTCATCTTCACTAAACGAGAAATGTATGAAATCCATATATactctaaaaataactttagtTAAAAAACCTGTGAAACAAATTATGGATAAACCGTATCAACCTTTAAATATGCTAATAATAAAATCTACTGGTCATTATTATTTTGACCACCAAAGCAAAATATGTATAGCAAAGACACGCAGTGATGAGCGCAAGAGTCGTAAACAAATATACGAATAAATATCAGCAATATTATTGCCGAAATATTATGCAGAcggataaaatttatatgttgtgggaaattaatatttacaaGGCTCGTTTTCTTCACAAGATAATGCCATACAGCAGAATATGCTAAGACCTCTCCTACAGAGATGAAACTACACTACTATAAGATATGCACAATGGCTTCTGACTTTTTCACAACAAATTGAAAATAGTtggaaaaaatagttttatctCATGGTTTGTCATATCATCTCCAGCTTGATTTATCTACTGGCTCTACATGCCTTGTTGGATATGGAATCTTGCTGGAACCAGCTGCTGTAGAATAAACAGGATCTTTCTCTCTATTTGTTCGATGTTCCTATTCAGAAAGCAAAGCAAGTCATTTCAGTTGGTGGATGCTATACTCAAATTTACTGTGATATTAAATATCCTACATCACATGTTTTTGTCAAAACTGTATGTAACGCTGCATCACATGTTTTTGTCTTATTAATCATAGACGATGAAAGCATAGGAGGAGGCTTACAGAACGAAAGGGAAAATCGTCAGCCTCAAGCATGTGAACAATTTGGCCCATCTTTGGTCGCTTACTGACATCCAAATCTATACAGCGCAGACAAACAAGTAAAGCTCGTTTCAAAGATCTTTGAGAGGGTTGAATATCTATTAAAGGATCAACTAGTTCATCACCAAGACGATTTGCAACCATTCCTTTAAACCAATCAACCAAGTTCATCTGAGCGCACCAAACAAAACGCACACATAAGACTCATTGGAGTTTCAGGGGAGACAGTAAGAAAATATAGAGAAATCATAGAATCACCTCTCCAGGTGGTCTAGAATAATCGATCGGACTCCTCCCTGTAATTAGCTCCATAAGTAGAATCCCAAAACTATACACATCGCTACCTTCATTAAGCATACCCGTGCTTGCATACTCAGGTGACACATATCTGCACAAAATTTGTGGCGTTGAATGAAACAGATAAACAGTATCCACCTCCATGTACGAGAATGTTTACTTGAGAATGAAACTAACCCAAATGTCCCCATTACACGCGTTGTCACATAGCTTTTCTCAGGCCCTAAGAGCTTGGCCAGTCCAAAGTCTGATACTTTAGCATTCCACTTTTTGTCCAAAAGAATGTTACTGGATTTTACATCTCGATGGACAACTTTGGGTTCTAATCCTTCGTGCAAGTAGGCTAGCCTGTTTCGTAATGTAGGAAGGTTAATTAATACTCCacgaaaaaatatttaaggtaATAGAAAAGTAATTAAGGGAGAATGATAGGAGTTGTACTAGAAATACGTATtgtaaaaaatagtaatatatcAGTTGACAAGCATTATACTACAATTAGAGATAGCTGGCATGAGTGAAAGTTTGAGGTATATGTTCAATAAAACGACACAGAAGACTCCATAAACACACCCTTTCGCAGTCCCAACAGCAATCTTCATTCTTATATCCCATGTCAAGGGGCTAACAGGTCCTACGTCACCATGCAGCCACTGTTCCAATGTTCCATTGTCAACATATTCATAAACAAGCATCCTGAATGAATAGTCAGCAAAAGTGTCATATTCACAAGTTTCTTCATTTGAAAGACCttcaaagaaataattaaagCCACATGcttaaacataatattatacCTTTGAGCACCTTCTGCACAATATCCAACTAACCCCACCAAATTCTTGTGCCTCACTTTTCCAATGGCTTCAACCTCCACCTTAAACTCTTTCTCTGCCTGCCCCCTTTGTTACAATACAATAACACGAGTTTCAATAAGCCATTGCAGGTTGGTGGGGAAGAAAGAGTATTGAAAACGTTCCGTCATTTCAGCAAAGTTGCTGCGGTAAAACAACCTTTGCATATTTTCCTCTAGTCTAGAGTTCTACAATGCTACTTAATTTATTGCCCGAGTTCCAATGTCATGCAAATGTGTAGCTGCCGTTTTGGTTAAATTTAGATCTTCAATAGAGTGACATTGAAAATGAACACAAAGAAGATCCAATAATTATATCTGACAACAATTGTATTTTAAACTTTCTAACGTGATTATCGCACTTTACttggaaaaaagagagagagaaagagagaagaccCAAGTTCATTTTTGTAGAGAGTAATATGAAGCTATTAACTAATACTACCATCAGTCTCTCGCTGGCCCACCTAATTCACAGCAACTGACACgtttgtttaaactttaaacTAAAGTATTATCCAGATTAAGCTAAATCAACATgcttagaaaagaaaaggttgagatACAGAAATCAcgaacaatataataaataaataaacaaaaagcaaaagtagacaaagaaaaaggtaaaatactaaaataacatCACCCAGGCCCCCCAAAgaaaaaagcaaagaagaagagcACATTGACCATCCACTCACGTTAGTCCTTAATACTCCCCAAAACAAGTAACAACtcataattataaattcaagACGATCCTTGTCGGAGACTAAAAAGCTACTCATCGTTTACGCCAGTTCTAATCTAATCGATATTCAGATTCTAATTTCTTGatatattaagatatatatAAGGAATTTCTGTCTATAGTTATGTTTAGAAACACATGTGAAACTCCTGTTCCACAATTCACGTGTAGGATCCCAGAACAGAAAACAGTTTCTCTTAGCTATTTTTAATTTGCATTATATACAGAAGAATGTAAGAAAACTACACAGCAAcgtgagaaaataaaaatgaaaaagagaaacagaAAAACGTATAGAGAAATGCATACTTGTTGTTGAGAAGATTTTTGACCGCGACGACAGAACCGTCGAGCAAATTTCCTCTATACACAATCCCATACCCTCCTTCTCCGATCACATTCCCTTCGGCGAACCCTTGCGTCGCAGCCTCAAGCTCTCTGAGGCTATACCAGCGTCCCCACCCTATGTTCGGTGACTCCACCGACGGACTATCTTCAAGCTTCATCTCCTCCTTCTTCGGATCCTCCTCATCCACCTCTTCGATTTTCAGCTCCAGAGTATTCACCTCCAGGATCTCCTTCGATACCAGCGGGATCGCGCCGGAGCTGTGCTTCACCCGCATTTTCCGCTTCTTCGAGCTCCGGCGGAAGCATAGGAGGATCAGGAGCACTGCTACCTGAGGATCAGGGCGTAGAGTTTGAGACCGAGAAAGGGCGTTCGGTGAGTTAGATCCGTCAACGCACCGCCGGAGACGGTGGCGGATGCCGCCATTGCTGATATTTATTTAGAGCGAGAATGTAGTGTTGACAGCGTTTGGTTGTTGCTGCTGTGGAAACTGTGATACAGTGAAATGGTTGCTtgagaattgaaaaaaatgatatgaaggaaagaagaaaagaagaaaaagaaaagaagcgAGAATATTGGGAAAAGTGTGAAGTTTCAACTTTGATCAACGGATACAAAAGCTAAAGCAAAGCATAGCAAGACAGAACAGTCTATTTACATAAATGCCACTCTGGCACGCTCCCTGAACTTGCCCACTCACGTCATGACCGTGGGGACTGCAATGTAATTACAAGTGAAGTATTGgaatttatatgataaaagaataaatagaagaaaattggGTTTGGTTTGCTTTGAATTGGAGCGAATGGTGGAAGTTGAAACGGAATTATCCATTGTGATTTGATGAAAAGGACAAATTGACTCGTAAACGTGATTATCCAACGTAACTCACCACCAAACCATTTCTTTCAATATGccattttcattctcttttcataCTTCCCAATTACTTTCACCAACTCAACTAGCTCCACCTACAGTAACTAACTTCCAATGCCCTACACATGCAACTCAAATATCTCCCATAATCACTTTTATATAAACCAccgttttaatctttttatatataataatacgtATTTCTTACAAATATTATGTATACGATGATGGAGAACTTATTGAGCGCGTGTCCAAATAATTAAGGAAAGTGGAAGTACGTGAAAAAATTGGTTGTCGTCAGCTATCAGTTCATAGATATTAAATGTGTCGGTATGAATTGCATTCCCTCTACTTCAaccctattttcaaaataattcaaatcatATATGCTTCTTAACTATCGTatcaacaattaattaatactaaaatattatttaaaaacacagTTAGTATCATTATTAGATGTAGGTgcattagttttaaaatttattagataatacTATTTGCTTTTACGTTGAAAGGTGAAAATAGTACTTTGGGCGGTGTAGATGGTGATCAGATTTTTTTGGACTTGTCTTTTGAACAGTAACAAAAAAAGAGATACTGAAATAGAGGTGAGATTAGTAAGTATAGGAGGGTGAAATAGAAATCTAAAACTTCTCTTTCTTCATCGAAACAACCATAACATAACCGTATCTTCTCTTTCATTCCTGGTTCTTACATTGAGAGTCTATCCGAAGCAATTTTTacgttggttttttttttttttatttgattcaaattatttttaaaactttaggaaacgaagaattaaaaaaaaatatattgtatcaattttgaaaacataatatttatggAGATGTTATTGAAGCTATAAAAGCTTAAAATGTATAGAATAATAACTATGGAGATATTTAAATTTCCGATAATGAGTTTATGGTCAGTGGAgtgaaaaaatgaattaaattactttaaaaatctttaaaacaacgtaaaattacattaattattgagacgtgaagaaatttaaaaggaGTAATAAACAGTTTCTAGATGATATCCAAACATGCATCAAGTTTGTGATGATTGTAGATTATTAGAGCATCTACAGTTCAGTAATTTCTGTTTGTGGAAGAAACATGTTTATGATTGATAACGCTTCCACTATTACTTTTTTCATTATCATCTATCCCTCACCAAATACCAAAACTTAAAGTTTATCATTCTATTATACAGCATAAACAACAAACCCTTAAGAATACGAAAACATCCAAACattgattttcaaaaataaacatattctACTTTCGAAAGTCAAGTATAacctgttttctttttcattctttgaaatttgatggtgtctcctttttttttccagaataaaaacaaatatgatcTGAATGACGATATCCTAAGacattaaaatttacattctcCATGAGGGGAGGCGAGAGAAAggggaaaaaaatcaattacagGTGAAAAAATGGTGCTTGTTTCAGACAGAAACAAGGCAAGTCGAAGAAGAATTCATATCTACCACAGCGCTTGGCCTTCTTTTTCTCTGTATCTCTATCTCTCCACTCCATCACTTTTGTATTGAAAATCactgaaaacaaaacaaaaatcacccCTTTCAGAGCTTTCATCATCTGCTTTCTCTCATTaccaaaagaattaaatttacgACCAAACTCTCTGTTATTCCAGCTCCAACCTCTCTACATCATCAACCCCTGATGGCTCTGGGAATATCTCCTTCGAGTGTCGTCTCCGCGACAATGAAATCTCACCGCCGCCATTGTGAAAACTACCCTGCGACTGCGACCTTGACCCGGTGGTTCCTGACAGTTTCAAACTACCAACTCTTTCTAGTTTTACACCTGAGGCTGCCGGAGTTGCTGTTACATCAGAAGAACTCTGACGCCAACTCCCAAACAAAGTAGCAGCGTTCCAAGAACCTCTGGAAGAGGTTGCTCTGAGCCGCGCAGAACTGGAATTTTCTTCCCTCACCACCTTCAAAGGATTTTCCAAAGCCTTCAGAATATATCTCATTGGGGGTCTCCTTGAAGGTTTGGGGTTTAAGCAAGACCTGGCAACAATGGCTATAGCCCACACTTCCTCAAGGAAATCTTCGTCGACAACCATCGATGGATCGATAATTTTCGTCACCAGCTCCTTCTCATACATATTAATGCAAGGCAGAATCTGATCAAACCATTCCTTTACTTCGGCTTCACTGGCTGCACTCATTCCCAGCCTACCGGTCACCAGTTCGAGTAAAACTTTTCCCAAGCAATAAACGTCATAGGCACAAATTGTTGTTGAATAACCTGTTTCACGGTAAATCAAATCCATGTCAAAATTATGCATTTATCTGTATTCATGCAAAGCTAAAGCCAAAAAAGAGGAACTTCTCAGCACAACAGGAATTGGTTTGGTACGTATAATAAACCACACATACATATTGACCACTTAACTACTTTAGAGTGAATAGAATCTCATAATTCTAGATAATTAGAAGGCTTTCCAACTGCCTTACTGAAAATGAATTTTGCTGGCACAAAACTATCAGGTATAAATGGTAATGCCAAAACATTTCCTTTTTCGACTCTACTTTTGTAGGATTGAATTTAGCTTATAGTTCACTTCTTAAAAAGACAACATTACAACATTTTCTTAGAATGCAGGAAATATTTGTAATAGGTATGAGTGAAGAAACATGCAATCAAGGACAGAACAGATCACGAAACTAAACCAAAAACTAGAATTGAGTTTCTACTTACCAGATGGGCCTTGGTCTGAGGACCTGcacatttaaaaagaaaattagaaaaaaatataacaaataataaacatttgTAATTTGTAATAAGGAATACAAAACCTGTTCAAAAATCATAACGCAACCAAATCATGAATTAATGACATAGTGGAAGAATTTGCGAGAGAACGAACAGGTTCTTAGTTGCAGAGAccaaaaatgaaactttaagtTTGGAGCAGTCATTAATGAAAACCAAATGAGTGACATTTCTTATTTAAAACCACCCACATTAAAAATGACATGATGACAGGTCTGAAATAGATAAATAATCCAAAAGCAAAAGTTTCAACGTGTAAGCATTTTTCCAACAAACAGCCAAAAGGATCAAGTCAAAAAGAAGCATGATACTGTCTGTGCATAATTGATTGACCTGTCAGACATTTTTCATGAGATTCATTGAATACGTTGTTGGTAGAGTACTTACTGAGGCAACCGCAGAAACCGGGTGATCTTACTTTGATGAATGTCACCTTCTTGAGCACAGGCTTCACTTAGACTCCCCAACCGAACTTCGTATTTGTCGTCAAGAAGTATACTGCTTGCTTGAATATCCCtacaatatatagaaaataGACATGTCACTTCTACCATGCCATTTAGACTTTAGATTGAACTTTGAGAGGAAAACTTGTCACAGACTCATCCTATGCACTGTTGAAATGCCCAATCAAATACAGGGAATGCACCCACAAGTGAGACTTTCTCCCAACCTCTATTTTACAGCTCCATTAGATGGAAATGCATAGTaacattt
This DNA window, taken from Vigna radiata var. radiata cultivar VC1973A chromosome 5, Vradiata_ver6, whole genome shotgun sequence, encodes the following:
- the LOC106762137 gene encoding probable receptor-like serine/threonine-protein kinase At4g34500; protein product: MRVKHSSGAIPLVSKEILEVNTLELKIEEVDEEDPKKEEMKLEDSPSVESPNIGWGRWYSLRELEAATQGFAEGNVIGEGGYGIVYRGNLLDGSVVAVKNLLNNKGQAEKEFKVEVEAIGKVRHKNLVGLVGYCAEGAQRMLVYEYVDNGTLEQWLHGDVGPVSPLTWDIRMKIAVGTAKGLAYLHEGLEPKVVHRDVKSSNILLDKKWNAKVSDFGLAKLLGPEKSYVTTRVMGTFGYVSPEYASTGMLNEGSDVYSFGILLMELITGRSPIDYSRPPGEMNLVDWFKGMVANRLGDELVDPLIDIQPSQRSLKRALLVCLRCIDLDVSKRPKMGQIVHMLEADDFPFRSEHRTNREKDPVYSTAAGSSKIPYPTRHVEPVDKSSWR
- the LOC106762620 gene encoding glucan endo-1,3-beta-glucosidase 7, yielding MAITAPSPSIFLFLSLFAITFSLANSQSFIGVNYGQLADNLPPPDSTASLLKSTSIGKVRLYGADPAIIKALANSGIGIVIGAANGDIPSLASDPNAATQWVNANVLPYYPASNITLITVGNEILTLADQSLASQLVPAMRNLQNALNAASVKIKVSTVHSMAVLTQSDPPSSGLFNPALQNTLKQLLTVLKDNKSPFTINPYPFFAYQSDPRPETLAFCLFQPNSGRVDSGNGKLYTNMFDAQVDAVHSALTSMGFQDVEIVVAETGWPSRGDSNEVGPGLENAKAFNGNLINHLRSLVGTPLMPGKSVDTYIFALYDEDLKPGPGSERAFGLFKTDGTMAYDAGLAKSSQQAPSTSPKTPVTPAPNTSGWCVPKAGVSDNQLQANIDYACSHGIDCGPIQPGGACFEPNTVASHAAFAMNLYYQTSGKNQWNCDFSQSATLTSQNPSYNGCTYVGGST